The DNA region ATTGCGCCACGTCCGAGTAATTGGCGATCAACTCAAGCGCTACCCGACTACCTAAAGCAACATAATGTTGTCGGTATTTATGGCATCGATACTAGAGATTTAACGCGACGGTTGCGGGTATCCGGTGCAATGAATGGCGCAATTTCTACAGAGGTTTTGGATACAGAAGAACTCCTCCGCCAACTCCAAGAAACCCCTAGCATGGAAGGTCAAAATCTCGTTAAAGAGGTCACCACCACCGAAATTTATGAGTGGACAGAAGCGACTGATAGCCACTGGGAATTTAGCAATACCACTAAGTCAGATGTAGATTTAACTGTTGTGGCGGTTGATTTTGGCGTGAAGCGCAATATTCTGCGGCGTTTAGCAAGCTATGGTTGCAAAGTCATTGTTGTCCCCGCGAATACCCCTGCCGAAAAAATCTTGTCCTACAACCCCGACGGCATTTTTCTCTCTAATGGCCCTGGCGATCCGGCGGCTGTGACGGAAGGGATTGCAACGGTAAAGGATATCCTCAAGGCTGAAAAACCCACTTTTGGAATCTGTATGGGTCACCAAATTTTAGGTCTATCTCTCGGCGCAGAAACCTTTAAACTTAAGTTCGGGCATCGTGGTCTCAACCAACCCGCTGGTCTCAAGCAAAAGCAAATCGAGATTACAAGCCAAAATCACGGCTTCGCGATCACAGAGGAGTCGATGGGCGACAATATCCAGATTACCCACCTCAACCTCAATGACCGCACAGTAGCTGGTCTAGAGCATAAGGAATTGCCATTTTTCTCTGTGCAATATCACCCCGAAGCAAGCCCCGGCCCCCATGATGCAGACTATCTTTTCGATAAGTTCGTGCAGACCATGCGTGAGCACAAATAAGTCAATCAAAATGTCTCGCTAGAAAAACTGAATTAACGTTTTTAACTTGAGTTCTGGATAAGGAAAGAAAAGAAGAAAGCTCATATCGTGGCAGTTGAAACCAATCCACAGCTTTCTCCTATGCTTAGTTTAGACGCTTTATTTTGTGACGTTGACGATTTCTGCCCAGTCTTTGAACCTCAGTGGCATCAAGAATTACTTAGCTCTTGCAAAAGGTATCGTCACCGTTCTAGAAGCCTAAGCTTGAGTGAGGTGATGACGATACTCATCGCTTTTCATCAATCTCACTATCGTAATTTCAAGTATTTCTATCTCCTGATGGTGCGACACTATTGGCAAAAAGCCTTTCCCAAAGCAGTGAGTTATCAACGCTTTGTGGCATGGATGCCCTCCAGCTTAGTGCCTCTATGTGCCTATTTAACGTGAGTTCTGGATAAGGAATGATAGGTCTAATCAAGCTGTAAAGAAGGTTTTTGGGTTGATGGCAGTAAGCAATCAGCCCACACAGCAAGTTCACACAAAAGTTTGTGGGACTGCGATGTCGGGAATGTTCAATCTGTGAGATGTTCTTCAGTTGGTCAATAACTGTCTCAATCAAAGCCCGCTTACGAGCAAAAAGTTTATCTTGATAAACCATCAAATGATGCTTCATATTTCGACGAGGTTTAGCCATTAGGGTCACCTCATGTTCCTCTTGAAGATGCTGGGCTAAAGATTGTGAGACATAGCCTTTATCGGCAAAGACTTTACCCCATAAGTCTTGCCATAACTCCACTACAGGTTGGCGGTCATCGGTATTTCCGGGCGTCACTTGGACGTTGAGTAATTCTCCTCGCTCATTGATGACCAGGTGTAGTTTGAAGCCGAAGAACCATCCCACCGAAGTCTTGCCCCTTGCCGCGCAACCTTCAAAAACACGGTGTTGAGAGATACGGCGATTATGGCAAACCTTGATGCTGGTGGCATCAATGAAGCTAATACCAGTGTATTGTCCGAAGCATCGTCGCAGATATGTACAGAGAGGAATCAAGCTCGAAGGTATCCATGTCACAAAGCGTTGATAGCTCACAGCTAGAGGAAACTCTTGTTGCCAATCGCATTTCACCTTGATGAGATAGAAATGCTTGAAATTTCGATAGTGAGATTGATGGAAAGCAATGAGAATAGTCATCACCTCACTCAGACTGAGGCTTCTCTGACGGCGACGGTATTTTTTGCCAGAGCTGAGTAACGCTTGATGCCATAAGGGTTCAAAGACTTGGCAGAAATCATCAACATGGCAAAACAGAGCCTCTAGACTGGACATGGGAGAAAGCCGTGGATTCGTTACAACTTCCACGATATGGGCTTTCTCCTTTTCTTTCCTTATCCAGAACTCACGTTAATTGAAAATATTGTATTGATTGAGCTCAATCAGTAGAATATTGCATAAAATAATCGCTGCTCAATAAAGAACCAAGAAGCCTCAAACTCAGATTGGGAAAGACTTTTTTCCTGTTGTCCTTATCCCGAACTCACGTTACCTACACCCAATTACCGATGAGAACATAGGCAGACCAAAAGAATGGGTCGCTAAAATCTGTATCGCGCAACATGTGAATCTGAGCTTGTCTGAGCGCTTCTGCCTTGCTTACACCTGGCTGACGAAGATCATCATAAAAAGTCGTCATTATTTGAGCTGCGACATTGTCTTTAATGGACCATAAAGTTGCGATGGTTGAGCGAGCCCCAGATCGCACTGCTAATCCTGCCAATCCTAAACTTGCCCGATTATCACCCTTAGCTGTTTCACAAGCACTGAGTGTCAATAGATTAATAGCTTGGTTACGACTTGCTTCCCGCTGTTGCAACAATTCTGATAACTCTCTGATATTGATTACCCCATCCCAAGTGAGGAAAAAAGTTTGACTAAAGTCAGAGCTAAATTGTCCATGAGTTGCTAAGTGAACAATATCAACCTGTTCAGCTTGGAGTTTGCGGGCAAGGGCATTACGGGTAAACTCACTGTTTAAAAGCTTTGTTGAAGCGACAAGATTTGAAATGGCTGTCACCTCTGTTTTGACGGCAGGTAGAGCACTAAATAAGCCCCGTTGTTCACTAATACCACCAACCAGAGCTTTAATATTTCCTTGGCTAAGAGACTGAGCTTGCATTAACTGTAGTCCTGGGGAGAGAGCGACTGGATATTTTTCGATCAAATATTGTTGACCGTCGTATAGTGCACTGACGGGAATATTGCGTAGCAACCCATCTAAGACGAACACCAACGGTTGATCTGATGTAAGTAATCCTTGTTCTTCTGCTGGTCTAATAAGCCAATCATAGATTTTTTGAGAGACTTCTAATCTTTGGGTTTTATCGGCCGAAGGGTGCAGGAGAGATAAAAATTCACGCAGAGACTGCTCTATTTCAACGCTATCGACAGGCATTTCAAACTTGCTGAGAGTGTCATCCGCTTTTGAATATATTGTGGCGATTCGGTCAGGCAGAATAATGGGATAGACAACTGTTGCCGTTGGATCAATTTCCTCAATTTGATTGGCTTGTAAATCTAAACAAGCTTCTCGAAAAAAGTTATCCAATTCTGCTACTTGCAAATCTTCCAAAACACCACGAGCTTGTTTTAAGTGTTCTGGTGTTTCGCTCTCTAAGAGTAACGAAGCTAATTCTCGATATACAGGTTCTACTTGTTCTTGATATGAGAATTGAATACTTTGATTAATTGCCGCCAAGTCACCGCGTAAAGATTGGAGAGCGGTCACGGCTTCAGCGTAGATTTCGATGGCTTTGTCTAGCTGGTTTTGTTGTTTAAGTAAGCGCCCTAGTTGCCAGGCAGACTGGGCAATGACATCGGCTGATTGAGTCGTGCGGGCAAGTCGCAGTGATTTCTCGGTGAGCTCAAAAGCCTCTCCATATTGCTGGACTTGACTGTAGAGTTGTCCCAATTGACGTAGAGCATGGGATTCTGCTCTCGTATCGTCAAGTTCATCAGCAAATTGGATGGCTTGGGCTAAGAGTTGGCTGAGTTCCGTGATGGAGACAGAGGAATTGGGTAACTGAGAGGCATATTGTGCAAAGTTGACAATGCTGTAGATTGAGGCGCGGCTTGCCGATTGTGCTTGCAAAGAGGACAAGAGTTGAGGTGCCATTTTTTCGGCTTGAGCGTGTTGCTGGGTTTTCACCAATAAACCAAATTGTTCGAGCTGGGCTTGTTGTCTTTCTTGTGACTCTAAAGCTGTGGTTTCTGCTTTCTCAAAATAGGCTAGGGCAATGTCTGCGGATTCAACTTCTGTCGCGAGTTTCCCGATGCTGAAATAG from [Leptolyngbya] sp. PCC 7376 includes:
- the carA gene encoding glutamine-hydrolyzing carbamoyl-phosphate synthase small subunit, which gives rise to MSLVKAKPAVLVLADGTTYEGCSFGATGTTFGEVVFNTGMTGYQEVLTDPSYRGQVVTFTYPELGNTGVTPEDEESGGPQVKGAIARNIAPRPSNWRSTQALPDYLKQHNVVGIYGIDTRDLTRRLRVSGAMNGAISTEVLDTEELLRQLQETPSMEGQNLVKEVTTTEIYEWTEATDSHWEFSNTTKSDVDLTVVAVDFGVKRNILRRLASYGCKVIVVPANTPAEKILSYNPDGIFLSNGPGDPAAVTEGIATVKDILKAEKPTFGICMGHQILGLSLGAETFKLKFGHRGLNQPAGLKQKQIEITSQNHGFAITEESMGDNIQITHLNLNDRTVAGLEHKELPFFSVQYHPEASPGPHDADYLFDKFVQTMREHK
- a CDS encoding CHAT domain-containing protein is translated as MMDNRHQSRKKYITNLRSLKSMGLKRRRIDGLRRSSSRIYHRLKFGLLGFGLVILLAAIPFWTIVQAASPSNSLPEATLAQNEVSPLSTGQQLYDAGRYDEAIGVWQNALDNFVTTGDRTQQIMALNNLSAAYQAINQWPQAEQTIDQSLNLLTQFPQSSVLQAQALNTRASLWLHLGQAELALSTWKQAEQNYVEAQDTIGILGSQINQAKALQTLGFYRHSLEQLTQAEQELFALPDSTLKVIALRSLGKVTQLIGDPRDSYNLMAQALAIAQRIDATPELSATYFSIGKLATEVESADIALAYFEKAETTALESQERQQAQLEQFGLLVKTQQHAQAEKMAPQLLSSLQAQSASRASIYSIVNFAQYASQLPNSSVSITELSQLLAQAIQFADELDDTRAESHALRQLGQLYSQVQQYGEAFELTEKSLRLARTTQSADVIAQSAWQLGRLLKQQNQLDKAIEIYAEAVTALQSLRGDLAAINQSIQFSYQEQVEPVYRELASLLLESETPEHLKQARGVLEDLQVAELDNFFREACLDLQANQIEEIDPTATVVYPIILPDRIATIYSKADDTLSKFEMPVDSVEIEQSLREFLSLLHPSADKTQRLEVSQKIYDWLIRPAEEQGLLTSDQPLVFVLDGLLRNIPVSALYDGQQYLIEKYPVALSPGLQLMQAQSLSQGNIKALVGGISEQRGLFSALPAVKTEVTAISNLVASTKLLNSEFTRNALARKLQAEQVDIVHLATHGQFSSDFSQTFFLTWDGVINIRELSELLQQREASRNQAINLLTLSACETAKGDNRASLGLAGLAVRSGARSTIATLWSIKDNVAAQIMTTFYDDLRQPGVSKAEALRQAQIHMLRDTDFSDPFFWSAYVLIGNWV